The DNA window GCGAGGGTCTCGGGCGACACGGTCGTCGTCGGGAGCACCACCACCGGCGCGGGCGGTGCCTTCACGCTGAGCCTCCCGATCAACACGTACCAGATCTCGTTCAGCGGCACCGCGACGGACGGCCAGACCTACCCGATCACGTACTTCGGCGGGAGCTCGGCGGCCGAGGTGAAGGTCGCGTTCGACGGCAAGTACTACTTCAACGACGAGGTGCTCGCGTCGTTCGGCTCGGTCTCGCTGACCCCCAACACCAGCGACACCCGGTTCGACCTGGCCGGCACCGTGTCCGGGCTCCCGCCGGACTTCGAGCCGCTTGACGGCGTCACGGTCACGGCCGTCCCCGTCTCCGGCACGGCCGCCGGCAGCGGCGACTCCACCGTCACCGGCGCCGACCCCAAGGACGGCGAGCTCGGCGACGCCGGCGTCTACCGGCTCCACGTCAAGGCGGGTCGCTACACGCTGCAGTTCTCCAAGAGCGGCTACCAGTCGACGTTCCTCCCCGACGCCAATGACGCCAACAAGCCCGCCATCGTCACGGTGAGCAACCTCGGCGCGCTCTCGGCGACGGACTACGACTTCAGCCAGGGCTACATCGACGACGTGTCGATGAAGTCGCCGGCCGCGGTCTTCAGCACCAAGCCCAAGCTCACCGGCAAGGTGGTCCCCGGCCAGACCGTGACCGCCTCGTTCGGCAAGCTGCAGGGCGTCTCGTTCAGCAACGACGCCGTCACCGTCGAGTGGTTCGTCGACGGCAAGCTCGACGAGGACCACACCGCCGGCGGGCTCGGCCAGAAGTTCGCCGTCCCCGCCTCCGCGGCGACGAAGAAGCTCAGCTACCGGATCACCATCGACCCCAGCTTCGACGACGAGGACTACACCGGCGCACCGTCGGTGTTCACGAGCACCCCGGTCACGGTGGCGAAGGCACCCGCCAAGGTGAAGGGCGTGTTCAAGAAGGGCAAGCTCACGGTGACCCTGTCGGTCCCGACCCTCTCCAAGCCCCTGGGCACGATCATCGTGAAGGACGGGAAGAAGAAGGTCGCGACGATCAAGCTGAAGGCCAAGAACAAGGGCAAGGTGGTCCTCAAGCTGAAGCTCAAGCCCGGCAAGCACAAGCTGACGCTGTCGTACGCCGGGTCCAAGACCGTCAGCGCCGCGAAGGCGACGGTCAAGGTGACGATCAAGAAATAGGGCCTGTGGATGAGCCACGCGCCGGTACGCCGGCGCGTGGCACTGTCCCGGGCATGTTCTCTGACACCTGGCACACCCCTCAGGTCACCCACCTGGTCTTCGTGGACGGCCTCCTCGCCGACTCGTGGCAGGAGCCCGTGGCCGGCACCCCGTGGGAGTCGTACGTCCGAACCCCGGCACCGCCACCTGCTCCACCACCGGCACCCGTCCACGAGCAGGTGCACACCTGGTTGACGGTGGTGTGCGGTGGCCGCGATGCCGTCGACGCCCTGACCGCTCGGCCGCTCGACGACGGCGCGATCGACCTGCCCGTCGAGTACCCGCAGCCCGCCGACCGCCAGCGGATGGAGGCGACGGCAGAGCTGCTCGACTCGGTGGCCGCGCGGTTCTTCGACCCGGAGATGTCGTACGCCTTCCGGCACGCCCTGCTGTCGCTGTGGGCCGACGACCCCGAGGCGGTGACCCGCGCAACGACAGCAGCGCATCTGGCGGCCGGCGTGTGCTGGGCGGTCGGCAAGGCCAACGGGGTCTTCCACCCTGTAGGCACCCACCGCGTCGGGACGATCCAGGACGCGTTCGCCCTCCGTTCGCCGGCATCGGCGTACGGCAACGTCGTGGCCGGGACGTTGCGCGGGTTCCTGCCCCGGGCTGACCGCTGGGCCCGCCCACCGGGTGTCCCCGACCTCGAGCCGCTCGGTCGACCCGACCTGCTGCTCGGCGCTACCCGGGCGCGGCTCGTTCGGATCCGCGACCGGGCCCGCGCCGCTGGGGCCGTTTGACGCTCAGGCCTCGAGGAAGCCCTCGGCGACCAGCTCCCGGACCGCCGGGAGGTAGGTCGCCCGGGTCTGCTCGGGGTCGAGGTCGAGGAGCTGGGCGACGGCGTCGAGGATCTGGCCGACGCTGAGGTCGCCGTCGCACGCGCCGACCAGTGCAGCCTCGACGGTGTCGGCCTGGCGGGCCCGCCGCAGCCCGCGCTGCTGCCGGAGCACGACCACCTCGGGGTCGGCCGCCCCCGGCGCACCGAGGGTCTCCTGCTGGACGTCGGTGCGGACCACGAGCCGGGAGCCGAGGTCGACGACCGCGTCGCCGGCGGTGGCCCAGGCGTGCAGCGCGGGTGCGATCGGCTGCTCCACGTCGTACGGCCACTCGAGGAAGTCGCGCACCGGTGCCGCCGCGCCCGATCGCCGCAGGTTGATCCAGCCGAAGCCGATCGCCTCGATCCCCTGCTGCTCGAACCAGGACAGCCAGGTGTCGTAGCGGGTCGCGTAGTCGGGCCCGCCGTGCTGGCCCGCGTCCTTGAGCCAGAGCTCGACGTACGACGCCGGGTCGATGACCTCCCGCTGCACGACGTACGCGTCGCACTCGCCGTCGACCCAGGAGGCCAGGCGGTCCTGCCAGGCCGCGCCGGTGGGGATGACCCAGTTGGCGAGCACCTGGCAACACCCGCCCTCGGTGAGGTGGTCCGGAGCCGCCCGGACGATGTCCTCGACCACGCGGTCCCCGGGCAGGCCGGAGTCGCGGTAGACCAGCCGCTCGCCGGTGGCCGGAGAGATCACGAACGGTGGGTTGGTGGCGATCAGGTCGAACCGCTCGCCGGCGACCGGCTCGAAGAACGAGCCGGAGCGGACGTCGACGGGGGTGCGGATGCCGTTGAGGGCGACGTTGAAGCGCGTCAGCCGCAGGGCGCGCTCGTTGACGTCGGTGGCCACCACCGACGTGCTGTGGCCGGCCAGGTGCAGGGCCTGGACGCCGCAACCGGTGCCGAGGTCGAGCGAGCGGCCGACCGACTCGCGGATGGTGAGCTGGGCGAGCGAGGTCGACGCGGAGCTGATCCCGAGGACGTGGTCGGGCCCGACCCGGTTGGGGCTGCCGTCCAGGCCGGGGGTCAGGTCGCTGACCACCCAGAGGTTGTCGCCGTCGGCGGCGTACGGGCGGACGTCGAGCCGGGCCGCCACCTCGCCGACCGACCGCTCGACGAAGCCCTCGGCCGCGAGCCGGTCGACCAGCCCGGGCAGCGCCTGCTCGGCCGCGTCGAGGTCGACGACGGCCTGCAGGAGGAAGAGGCGCGTCAGCGTCTCGAGCGCGCTGCCGCCCGTCGTACGCCGGAGTGCGGGCGTGGTCTCGTTGCGCGCGAGCGCGCCGTGCGCGGCGGTCCCGAGCAGCTCGGCCACCCGGTCGTAGGTGAAGTCCGCGGCCACCAGGGCGTCGCGCAGGCGGTGCGGGAGCGGCGCGGCCACGTCGTCAGTCACGCCCCGAGCCTAGAGGTCCGAAATGCAGCACGGCCCGCCCGCTCGTGATCGAGCGGACGGGCCGACGTGGTGCTACTGCGTCGGTGCCTGGAACTGCTGGGTCGGCGCCGGCTCGCTGGGCGGCGCGAAGGGCGGCGCCTCGGCAGCGGGAGGCGGGGGCGGCGGCGGTGCCGTCGTGCCCGACTCGTCGTCGCCGAGCGTGACCTCACGCTGCTTGGACACGTAGATCGCTCCGGCGATGATCGCCACCGCGACCAGGGCGATCAGGATCCGGATCCCGTCGTGCTGGTCGTCGCCGACGCTCATCGAGACCACGGCGCTGGCGATCAGCAGCGAGACCAGGTTCATCACCTTGATCAGCGGGTTGATCGCCGGGCCAGCGGTGTCCTTGAACGGGTCGCCGACGGTGTCACCGATGATCGTGGCCTCGTGAGCGGACGATCCCTTGCCGCCGTGGTTGCCGTCCTCGACGAGCTTCTTGGCGTTGTCCCACGCGCCACCCGAGTTGGCCAGGAAGACGGCCATCAGGGTGCCCGTGCCGATCGCTCCCGCGAGGAAGCCGGCGAGGGCGGTGACGCCGAGGCCAAAGCCGACCGCGACCGGCGCCAGCACCGCCAGGATGCCCGGCGTGATCAGCTCGCGCAGGGAGTCCTTGGTGACGATGTCGACGACCTTGCCGTACTCCGGACGTCCGGTGCCCTCCATGATCCCGGGGATCTCCCGGAACTGGCGGCGCACCTCGTAGACGACCGCGCCCGCCGCCCGGGCGACCGCGTTGATCGCCAGGCCGGAGAAGAGGAACACGACGGCCGCACCCAGGAGCACGCCGACGATGACGGCCGGGTTGAAGACCCGGAAGTCGAGGAGGTACTGCTCGTTCGGGCTCACGTTCGCGTCCTTGAGCGCCTCGAAGACCGAGGTCGCGTAGGAGCCGAAGAGCGCGGTCGCCGCGAGGACGGCCGTCGCGATCGCGATGCCCTTGGTGATCGCCTTGGTGGTGTTGCCCACCGCGTCGAGCTCGGTGAGGATCTGCGCGCCCGCCGGGCTGACGTCGCCGGACATCTCCGCGATGCCCTGCGCGTTGTCCGAGACCGGGCCGAAGGTGTCCATCGCGACGATCACGCCGACGGTGGTGAGCAGGCCGGTGCCGGCGAGGGCGACGGCGAAGAGCGACACGGTCAGCGCCGCACCGCCCAGGAGGTACGCCCCGAACACGGCGGCGCCGATGACCAGCGTCGTGTAGACCGCGGACTCGAAGCCGACCGAGAGGCCCGAGAGGATGACGGTCGCCGCGCCGGTGAGCGACGTCTTGCCGACGTCCTTGACCGGCTTGTACTCGGTGCCGGTGTAGTAGCCGGTCAGCGCCAGGATCCCGGCCGACATCACGATGCCGATGACGACGGCGGCCGCCGCGATGAACCGCGGGTCGCCGTCGGCGGTGGCGAGGTCGCCGGCGATGTTGTCGAAGTCGCTGAAGCTCCCCGGCAGGTAGACGTACGCCAGGACCACGCTGGCCAGCGCGGCGATGCCCGAGGACAGGTAGAACGACCGGTTGATGGTCGTCAGGCCGTTGACCCCGGCCTGCGGGCGGGTGAGGTAGACACCCGCGACCGCGGTCAGCGCGCCGATGGCGGGGATCAGCAGCGGGAAGACGAGGCCTTTGTCGCCGAAGGCCTGCGAGCCGAGGATCAGCGCCGCGACCAGCGTCACGGCGTACGACTCGAAGAGGTCGGCGGCCATGCCGGCGCAGTCGCCGACGTTGTCGCCGACGTTGTCGGCGATCGTGGCCGCGTTGCGCGGGTCGTCCTCGGGGATGTTCTGCTCGACCTTGCCGACCAGGTCCGCGCCGACGTCGGCGGCCTTGGTGAAGATGCCGCCGCCGACCCGCATGAACATGGCGAGCAGCGCGGCACCGAAGCCGAAGCCCTCGAGCACCTTGGGCGCCTCGTCCTGGAAGCAGATCACCACGAGGCTCGCGCCCAAGAGGCCGAGACCGACGGTGAGCATGCCGACCATCGCGCCGGTCCGCAGACCGATCCGCATGGCGGGCTCGCGGCCCTGCTCGTTGGCGGCCGCGGCCACGCGCAGGTTGGCGCGGACCGCGAGGTTCATGCCGAGGTACCCCACCGAGGCGGAGAAGCCGGCGCCGACGAGGAAGAAGACGGACCGGAAGATCCGCACGGTGGCGTCGTCGGCGGGTAGGGCGAGCAACGCGAAGAACGCGATCGCCGCGAAGATGGCGAGCGTCCGGAACTGCCGCGTCAGGTAGGCGTTCGCGCCCTCCTGGACCGCCTGGGCGATGTTCTTCATGTTGTCGGTGCCTTCACCGGCGGCAAGGACCTCCTGGCGGAACATCGCCGCCATCGCAAGCGCGCCCAGCGCGATCAATGCGACGACGATGACCAGGACGAGGTTGCCTCCGGTGAGCTCCACGACAGCGGGACTGATCCCCGTCATGCGGTTCCTCCTGAGTGTGCTGCTGGAGTGATGCAGGTCTCACACGGACGGGCCGGAGTCTACGCATGGTTACGCCCGGGAACGCACGGTCATGTGATGTGGAACACATGGCGAGTCGCGTCCGGGGCCAAATGACAGCCGCCCCGCAGTCCGAGGACGGCGGGGCGGGACGTCGTACGACGCGAGCGGTCAGCTGGTGGGCTCGGCTCCGGAGAGGGCCGCGTCGGCGGAGTCGTGGATGACGAAGACCTTCGCCAGGCCGGTGATCCGGAAGATCTTGAGCAGGCGGTCCTGGTTGCAGACCAGCTCCAGCGAGCCGTCGTGCGCGCGGACCTTCTTCAGGCCGCCGACCAGGACGCCGAGGCCGGTGGAGTCGAGGAACTCGACCTCCTCCATGTCCACGACGATGTCGTACGAGCCCGCCGCGACGAGCTCGGTGATCTTGTCGCGCAGCTTCGGAGCGGTGTAGACGTCGATCTCGCCGCCGACCGCAACGATGGTCTTCCCACCGGCGTCACGCGTCGTCAGGGTCAGGTCCACCACTAGTCTCCCGGTGCAGTTCGTTCGGTCGACCGGTCCGCTTCGGCATAAGCCCCGGCGCCCGGCCTGGTCAATGAAACCACGCACAAGCCGTCCCGCGCACAAAGTAGGCCACAAGCGCGAGACATCCTCGCCGGGCAGGGTACGACGCACAGGGCCATCTGTGCGCTTCCGGGGGCACCTGTGTCGGTGCTCTCGGGGAGAATGCACGCGTGCCGACCCCTCCCCGAGCCCCGTCGACCGACCTGGGGGACCTGGTCGACCGGCTGGCCTCGGTGCCGGGACGGGAGGACCGTCTGCGGCACCTGGAGGTGCTGCCTCCCCGCGTCGCGCGGGCGACGGACTGGCCGGCCTGGGTGGCCCCCGACGTCATCGCGGCACTGGGGTCCCGCGGGGTCGACCGGCTCTGGGAGCACCAGGCCGTGGCCGCGGACGCCGCCTGGGAGGGCCAGCACGTCGTGCTCGCGACCGGC is part of the Nocardioides conyzicola genome and encodes:
- a CDS encoding STAS domain-containing protein translates to MDLTLTTRDAGGKTIVAVGGEIDVYTAPKLRDKITELVAAGSYDIVVDMEEVEFLDSTGLGVLVGGLKKVRAHDGSLELVCNQDRLLKIFRITGLAKVFVIHDSADAALSGAEPTS
- a CDS encoding DUF7059 domain-containing protein, translating into MTDDVAAPLPHRLRDALVAADFTYDRVAELLGTAAHGALARNETTPALRRTTGGSALETLTRLFLLQAVVDLDAAEQALPGLVDRLAAEGFVERSVGEVAARLDVRPYAADGDNLWVVSDLTPGLDGSPNRVGPDHVLGISSASTSLAQLTIRESVGRSLDLGTGCGVQALHLAGHSTSVVATDVNERALRLTRFNVALNGIRTPVDVRSGSFFEPVAGERFDLIATNPPFVISPATGERLVYRDSGLPGDRVVEDIVRAAPDHLTEGGCCQVLANWVIPTGAAWQDRLASWVDGECDAYVVQREVIDPASYVELWLKDAGQHGGPDYATRYDTWLSWFEQQGIEAIGFGWINLRRSGAAAPVRDFLEWPYDVEQPIAPALHAWATAGDAVVDLGSRLVVRTDVQQETLGAPGAADPEVVVLRQQRGLRRARQADTVEAALVGACDGDLSVGQILDAVAQLLDLDPEQTRATYLPAVRELVAEGFLEA
- a CDS encoding sodium-translocating pyrophosphatase; its protein translation is MTGISPAVVELTGGNLVLVIVVALIALGALAMAAMFRQEVLAAGEGTDNMKNIAQAVQEGANAYLTRQFRTLAIFAAIAFFALLALPADDATVRIFRSVFFLVGAGFSASVGYLGMNLAVRANLRVAAAANEQGREPAMRIGLRTGAMVGMLTVGLGLLGASLVVICFQDEAPKVLEGFGFGAALLAMFMRVGGGIFTKAADVGADLVGKVEQNIPEDDPRNAATIADNVGDNVGDCAGMAADLFESYAVTLVAALILGSQAFGDKGLVFPLLIPAIGALTAVAGVYLTRPQAGVNGLTTINRSFYLSSGIAALASVVLAYVYLPGSFSDFDNIAGDLATADGDPRFIAAAAVVIGIVMSAGILALTGYYTGTEYKPVKDVGKTSLTGAATVILSGLSVGFESAVYTTLVIGAAVFGAYLLGGAALTVSLFAVALAGTGLLTTVGVIVAMDTFGPVSDNAQGIAEMSGDVSPAGAQILTELDAVGNTTKAITKGIAIATAVLAATALFGSYATSVFEALKDANVSPNEQYLLDFRVFNPAVIVGVLLGAAVVFLFSGLAINAVARAAGAVVYEVRRQFREIPGIMEGTGRPEYGKVVDIVTKDSLRELITPGILAVLAPVAVGFGLGVTALAGFLAGAIGTGTLMAVFLANSGGAWDNAKKLVEDGNHGGKGSSAHEATIIGDTVGDPFKDTAGPAINPLIKVMNLVSLLIASAVVSMSVGDDQHDGIRILIALVAVAIIAGAIYVSKQREVTLGDDESGTTAPPPPPPPAAEAPPFAPPSEPAPTQQFQAPTQ